A portion of the Penaeus monodon isolate SGIC_2016 chromosome 28, NSTDA_Pmon_1, whole genome shotgun sequence genome contains these proteins:
- the LOC119591126 gene encoding uncharacterized protein LOC119591126, which yields MSCRQDPCSASGCPVTTMCLLYDQPIELLPYDPSLPKYACSDNPYYLRRRKARLTDCRLSVNYGVDLNGFDTAYIGVYAPYHVGLQNCLNYSCVTMACHGTDRCFLKTSTLEENPQAIGYYSHVNFWNPVCQKG from the exons ATGTCTTGCCGACAGGACCCTTGCAGTGCCAGCGGATGTCCAGTGACGACCATGTGTCTGCTTTACGACCAGCCTATTGAACTGCTTCCGTACGACCCGAGCCTCCCGAAGTACGCCTGTTCCGATAACCCTTACTATCTGCGACGCCGGAAGGCTAGACTGACAG ACTGTCGACTCAGTGTCAACTACGGAGTGGATCTCAATGGGTTCGACACAGCCTATATCGGAGTGTACGCGCCGTACCACGTGGGTCTCCAAAACTGCCTGAATTACAGCTGTGTCACAATGGCTTGTCATGGAACAG ATCGGTGCTTCCTGAAGACCTCAACCCTAGAAGAAAACCCGCAGGCTATCGGTTATTATTCACACGTGAATTTCTGGAACCCGGTCTGTCAGAAAGGCTAG